The following proteins come from a genomic window of Nothobranchius furzeri strain GRZ-AD chromosome 1, NfurGRZ-RIMD1, whole genome shotgun sequence:
- the nfkb1 gene encoding nuclear factor NF-kappa-B p105 subunit, with product MAGDDPFLHPSNQIFDNVMMMDPSWEFPPFSAIPQMASLRTVDGPFLQILEQPKQRGFRFRYGCEGPSHGGLPGASSEKNRKTYPAVKICNYQGKARVVVQLVTALTPMPQLHAHSLVGKLCDKGICIAEMQSKDSSISFPNLGILHVTKKNVAKTLEERMVEAFRMGYSCGVAIHPEIDVLQGEVRIPRELSDHQRNIISIAAANQAKEMDLSVVRLMFTAFLPDSDGGFSRRLEPVVSEPIYDSKAPNASNLKIVRMDRTAGCVTGGEEVYLLCDKVQKDDIQVRFYEEDESGLTWEALGDFSPTDVHRQFAIVFKTPKYRDQNLQKPTSVFVQLKRKSDNETSEPKPFTYHPQVIDKEEVQRKRQKTLPNFQDFSGHGGGGGGGGGGLYRGGGGPATGGGYFQGFASYSYGGGGGGGGGFSTGYSAGLGGGGGTKHASDSDTAADDNDSDDDSSGDRPRAPAMPGGLEEGESEEERVRMEHEADREDQLVDVTCRQLDALFHYSVTGDSAYLLAPQRPLMAAQDEDGDTGLHLAVLHSQQDALMSLTQVVSALPGEEVLNMRNHLYQTPLHLAVITQQKEAVEALLLAGADPTLTDRHGNTVLHLAAQQEGGGMVGFLLRRRELRELLQCCNSAGMCAIHLAVLANQLSSLRELLEGGADVEAQERSCGRTALHLATEMDNVSLAGCLLLEGNAIVDCCTFNGSTPLHVATGRGSIKLTALLMAAGADPQKENFEPLFFREEVEDEEGGCNEADEGYIPGTTPLSMATNPQVLDLLKGKDYEPKSPHHVFIPPQGDLASLDMKVKQAVCSAVESEGCWENLAHSLGLGILNMAFRLSPCPTKTLLDSYEVSGGTIMDLLAALRSVGGCKALSIMEEALCCSQEPSGEPTHTPAVELKVDVRIDSGVCDSGVELSTA from the exons TTGATGGGCCGTTCCTGCAGATCCTGGAGCAGCCGAAACAG CGCGGCTTCAGATTCCGGTACGGGTGTGAAGGTCCATCCCACGGCGGCCTTCCAGGAGCCTCCAGTGAGAAGAACAGGAAGACCTACCCCGCAGTGAAG ATCTGTAATTACCAGGGTAAGGCCCGGGTGGTGGTCCAGCTGGTGACGGCTCTGACCCCCATGCCTCAGCTTCATGCTCACAGCCTGGTGGGGAAACTGTGTGACAAAGGCATCTGCATCGCAGAAATGCAGTCCAAAGACTCCAGCATCAG TTTTCCCAACCTGGGGATCCTCCATGTGACCAAGAAGAACGTGGCAAAGACTTTGGAGGAGAGGATGGTGGAAGCCTTCAGGATGGGGTACAGCTGTGGGGTCGCCATCCACCCTGAGATCGACGTGCTGCAGGGGGAGGTCCGAATCCCACGAGAACTCTCAG ACCACCAGCGCAACATCATCAGCATAGCAGCAGCCAATCAGGCCAAAGAGATGGACCTCAGCGTGGTTCGGCTCATGTTCACCGCCTTCCTCCCCGACAGCGATGGAGGCTTCTCCAGGCGGCTCGAGCCGGTGGTGTCAGAACCAATCTACGACAGCA AGGCTCCGAATGCGTCCAATCTGAAGATTGTGCGGATGGATCGGACTGCTGGCTGTGTGACTGGAGGCGAGGAAGTCTACCTGCTCTGTGACAAAGTCCAGAAAG atgataTCCAGGTGCGGTTTTATGAGGAGGATGAATCGGGGCTGACCTGGGAAGCTCTGGGAGATTTCTCCCCCACAGATGTCCACAGACAG TTTGCCATCGTCTTCAAGACTCCGAAGTATCGAGACCAGAACCTGCAGAAGCCAACATCGGTGTTCGTCCAGCTGAAGAGGAAATCTGACAACGAAACAAGCGAGCCTAAACCCTTTACTTACCACCCTCAGGTCATAG ACAAGGAAGAGGTACAGAGGAAAAGGCAGAAGACATTGCCAAACTTCCAGGACTTCAGTGGTcacggaggaggaggtggtggaggaggaggagggctgtaccgaggaggaggaggtcctgcAACAGGAGGAG gatatTTTCAGGGCTTTGCCTCTTATAGCtatgggggagggggaggaggaggaggaggtttctCCACTGGATACTCAGCTGgtctgggaggaggaggaggcaccaAGCATG CTTCTGACAGCGACACTGCAGCCGACGACAATGATTCAGACGATGACTCGTCAGGGGACAGACCGAGAGCTCCAGCCATGCCTGGAGGGCTGGAGGAGGGGGAGAGTGAGGAGGAGAGAGTCAGAATGGAGCACGAAGCAGACAGAG AGGATCAGCTGGTTGACGTGACCTGCAGGCAGCTGGATGCGCTCTTTCACTACTCTGTCACAGGTGATTCAGCTTACCTGCTGGCTCCGCAGCGCCCCCTGATGGCAGCACAGGACGAGGACGGAGACAC TGGGCTGCACCTGGCTGTTCTACACAGCCAGCAGGATGCGCTGATGAGTCTGACGCAGGTGGTGTCTGCTCTGCCTGGAGAGGAGGTGCTCAATATGAGGAATCACCTGTACCAG ACTCCTTTGCACCTGGCGGTGATTACTCAGCAGAAGGAGGCAGTGGAGGCCCTGCTACTGGCTGGTGCTGACCCGACTCTTACAGATCGCCATGGCAACACAGTGCTGCACCTGGCAGCTCAGCAGGAAGGAGGCGGCATGGTGGGGTTCTTACTGAGACGCAGAGAGTTAAGAGAGCTGCTGCAGTGCTGCAACTCTGCAG GTATGTGTGCCATACACCTGGCAGTTCTGGCCAATCAGCTTTCCTCTCTCAgagagctgctggagggtggtGCTGATGTGGAGGCTCAGGAGCGTAGTTGTGGACGGACTGCCCTCCACCTTGCCACAGAGATGGATAACGTGTCGCTGGCCGGCTGCCTGCTGCTGGAG GGAAACGCCATAGTGGACTGCTGCACCTTTAATGGCTCCACCCCTCTCCATGTGGCCACGGGGCGGGGCTCCATCAAGCTGACGGCTCTCCTGATGGCTGCAG GCGCGGACCCACAGAAGGAGAACTTTGAGCCACTGTTCTTCAGAGAGGAGGTGGAGGACGAGGAGGGAGGCTGTAATGAAGCTGATGAAGGTTACATCCCAGGAACAACTCCTCTCAGCATGGCCACCAACCCCCAG GTGTTGGATCTTCTCAAGGGCAAGGATTACGAACCAAAGTCTCCTCATCATGTCTTCATCCCTCCTCAAG gtgACCTGGCCAGCCTGGACATGAAGGTAAAGCAGGCGGTGTGCAGCGCAGTGGAGAGTGAAGGATGCTGGGAGAATCTGGCTCACAGTCTGGGTCTTGGAATCCTGAACATGGCCTTCAGACTGAGCCCCTGCCCCACCAAGACCTTGCTGGACAGCTACGAG GTTTCAGGTGGCACCATTATGGATCTGCTTGCTGCTCTCAGATCAGTGGGTGGGTGCAAAGCTCTGAGTATCATGGAGGAGGCACTGTGTTGCAGCCAGGAACCGAGTG GGGAGCCTACACACACTCCGGCTGTGGAGCTGAAGGTGGACGTTCGTATTGACAGTGGGGTCTGTGACAGCGGGGTGGAGCTTTCCACGGCGTAG